One window of the Haloarcula halobia genome contains the following:
- a CDS encoding transposase gives MLGALQERFGEELVVFLDRAGYFYNRDLWEHVSGERATETVGDSSVACVRGDEEGEEHLDVWYFPPKLPELNPVEGCWDRLNEWFKHRLIPDLATLKEQIQRGFPTVDEPNIWNYLCP, from the coding sequence TTGCTCGGAGCGCTCCAAGAGAGGTTTGGAGAAGAGTTGGTAGTGTTTCTCGACCGTGCTGGGTACTTCTACAACAGAGATCTCTGGGAACACGTCAGTGGTGAGCGCGCGACCGAGACTGTCGGAGACAGTTCGGTCGCGTGCGTGCGCGGAGACGAAGAAGGTGAAGAGCATCTCGATGTGTGGTACTTTCCGCCGAAATTACCGGAGCTTAACCCAGTGGAAGGATGCTGGGACCGACTCAACGAATGGTTCAAGCACCGCCTCATCCCTGATCTTGCGACGCTGAAAGAGCAGATCCAACGAGGATTCCCTACGGTTGATGAACCGAATATCTGGAACTATCTCTGTCCGTAA
- a CDS encoding DMT family transporter yields the protein MSRARTVLLFLAVTVIFGTAFPAVKAGLAFFPPLVFVAVRNYFAAVLLLAYASVRIDYRVPRTRRDWAAVLAGGVFLIGGVGFGFVGQQFITSGVAAVIFSLSPIVTGLFAWGLLPEERLVGRDYLAILLGFVGVSIIVRPDPGALLDPTVVGKLLVFTAVAVVALGTVLVRRSRTPMPVPALTGWVMVVGATIQAGFAVAIGESLASVRITPLAVATLLYLGVVVAALGLVWYLVLMGAVGAVRANLVTYLTPVVSLLLGWAFLDEQIQALTLAGFAVIVVGFALLQRGDLYAELARYRALCR from the coding sequence ATGTCTCGAGCCAGGACGGTGCTCCTCTTTCTGGCCGTCACGGTGATCTTCGGGACGGCCTTCCCGGCGGTCAAGGCCGGACTCGCGTTCTTCCCCCCGCTCGTCTTCGTCGCGGTGCGGAACTACTTCGCCGCTGTGCTCCTCCTCGCGTACGCGAGCGTCAGGATAGACTACCGGGTCCCCCGGACGCGACGGGACTGGGCGGCCGTTCTGGCCGGCGGCGTGTTCCTCATCGGCGGGGTTGGCTTCGGGTTCGTCGGCCAGCAGTTCATCACCAGCGGCGTCGCGGCCGTCATCTTCAGTCTCTCGCCCATCGTCACCGGCCTGTTCGCCTGGGGGCTGCTCCCCGAGGAGCGTCTCGTCGGCCGCGACTACCTCGCGATTCTGCTGGGGTTCGTGGGAGTCTCGATAATCGTCCGCCCCGACCCCGGCGCGCTGCTGGACCCCACCGTCGTCGGCAAACTCCTCGTGTTCACGGCGGTGGCCGTCGTCGCCCTCGGGACGGTGCTTGTCAGGCGGAGTCGGACCCCGATGCCGGTCCCGGCCCTGACCGGGTGGGTGATGGTCGTCGGGGCGACCATCCAGGCGGGGTTCGCCGTCGCCATCGGTGAATCGCTGGCCAGCGTCAGGATAACCCCGCTTGCAGTCGCGACGCTCCTCTATCTCGGCGTCGTCGTGGCCGCGCTCGGCCTCGTCTGGTATCTCGTCCTGATGGGGGCCGTCGGCGCCGTCCGGGCGAACCTCGTGACGTACCTGACGCCGGTCGTCTCGTTGCTGCTCGGGTGGGCGTTCCTCGACGAGCAGATTCAGGCGCTGACGCTGGCGGGCTTTGCGGTCATCGTCGTCGGGTTCGCCCTGCTCCAGCGGGGCGACCTGTACGCGGAACTCGCCAGGTACCGCGCGCTGTGCCGGTGA
- a CDS encoding MGMT family protein, whose protein sequence is MSAPTGDAGIYARESDYLERYVQLGEAGERIISVSFPTQPDADAGADHPLLDRIDDYLTGNGDDFTDVAVGLTVPTDQRKVLEAVRQIPYGENASVETVASMTPDLSAEEMDDQNLVREALDANPVPLLIPDHRVRDGPSGAPPAVEQKLRIVEGL, encoded by the coding sequence ATGAGCGCACCGACGGGGGACGCCGGTATCTACGCCCGCGAGTCGGACTACCTGGAGCGGTACGTCCAGCTCGGCGAGGCGGGGGAGCGCATCATCTCGGTCTCGTTCCCCACGCAACCGGACGCAGACGCCGGCGCGGACCACCCGCTGCTGGACCGCATCGACGACTACCTCACCGGGAACGGGGACGACTTCACGGACGTGGCCGTCGGCCTGACGGTCCCGACCGACCAGCGCAAAGTGCTGGAGGCGGTCCGGCAGATACCCTACGGCGAGAACGCCTCCGTCGAGACGGTGGCCTCGATGACGCCGGACCTCTCGGCCGAGGAGATGGACGACCAGAACCTGGTCCGCGAGGCGCTGGACGCCAACCCGGTGCCGCTGCTGATTCCCGACCACCGGGTGCGAGACGGCCCGAGCGGAGCGCCGCCGGCCGTCGAGCAGAAGCTCCGGATCGTCGAAGGGCTCTAA
- a CDS encoding IS630 family transposase has translation MRRLDDITLEELQDLRERTEGEIPRERVLAAIGRKQGDELETLAERHGVVEKTIRNWLDRFAEEPIEQAPYDDPRPGRPSKLDEHERKQFFEQLQQSPTELGYEQQAWSPKLLLHHVKEEYGVEYSEGHARKLLGKAGLSCRTARPRNHEADPEKEAEFQDTVEKNGRS, from the coding sequence ATGAGGCGGTTGGACGATATCACTCTGGAAGAGCTACAGGATCTCCGTGAACGAACAGAGGGAGAGATTCCTCGGGAACGTGTTCTTGCTGCAATCGGTCGAAAGCAGGGCGATGAACTGGAGACACTGGCTGAACGACATGGTGTCGTGGAGAAGACGATTCGCAACTGGCTCGATCGGTTCGCTGAAGAACCGATCGAGCAAGCCCCCTACGATGATCCCAGACCAGGTCGCCCCTCAAAGCTCGACGAACACGAGCGTAAACAGTTCTTCGAACAGCTCCAGCAATCGCCGACGGAACTCGGCTACGAGCAACAAGCGTGGTCGCCGAAACTACTGCTCCACCACGTCAAAGAAGAGTACGGAGTCGAATACAGTGAAGGCCACGCTCGGAAACTCCTGGGAAAGGCCGGGCTGTCCTGCCGGACAGCACGGCCGCGCAATCACGAGGCTGACCCGGAAAAAGAAGCCGAGTTCCAAGACACGGTCGAAAAAAACGGCCGAAGCTGA
- a CDS encoding CPBP family intramembrane glutamic endopeptidase — protein MPEWAAFVGLTGLLLTALLALARLSQDALDTDGGLTAASDTLHPGRLADGPDPTYPRFETAEAAAQRRQLEGRFSGPDLSAGALFANVALTQGLFGALVVGGAFYFDIPATAVGIVDAPLSTGLPAVAVGVAAGLGFWVGNEVAASLADGFGVAVDESLRQLLAPDSVAGWVVLLGLVLPTIAVVEELLFRGAAIGVPVAGLGAPAWAMAVVSSVAFALGHGAQGRAGVLVTGALGLGLAGLFVLTDSLLAVVVAHYLVNALELVVHEGLGLDRLSV, from the coding sequence GTGCCCGAGTGGGCCGCCTTCGTCGGCCTCACGGGCCTGCTTCTAACCGCACTGCTCGCGCTCGCACGACTCTCACAGGACGCGCTCGACACCGACGGCGGCCTCACCGCCGCCTCCGACACGCTTCACCCGGGCCGGCTCGCCGACGGGCCCGACCCGACCTACCCGCGGTTCGAGACGGCCGAGGCCGCCGCCCAGCGCCGGCAGCTCGAGGGGCGGTTCTCGGGCCCCGACCTCTCGGCGGGCGCGCTGTTCGCGAACGTCGCGCTCACCCAGGGCCTGTTCGGCGCGCTCGTGGTCGGCGGCGCGTTTTATTTCGACATCCCGGCGACGGCCGTCGGCATCGTCGACGCGCCGCTCTCGACCGGCCTGCCCGCCGTGGCCGTCGGTGTCGCCGCCGGCCTGGGCTTCTGGGTCGGCAACGAGGTAGCGGCCTCGCTGGCCGACGGCTTCGGTGTCGCCGTCGACGAGTCGCTGCGCCAACTCCTCGCGCCCGACTCCGTGGCCGGGTGGGTCGTCCTCCTGGGTCTCGTCCTGCCGACCATCGCCGTCGTCGAGGAACTGCTCTTTCGCGGCGCGGCCATCGGCGTCCCCGTCGCCGGCCTCGGCGCGCCGGCGTGGGCGATGGCCGTCGTCTCCTCGGTGGCCTTCGCCCTGGGACACGGCGCGCAGGGCCGGGCCGGCGTCCTGGTCACGGGCGCGCTTGGCCTCGGCCTGGCGGGCCTGTTCGTCCTGACCGACAGCCTGCTGGCCGTGGTCGTCGCTCACTACCTGGTGAACGCGCTCGAACTGGTCGTCCACGAGGGGCTGGGCCTCGACCGCCTCTCGGTTTAG
- a CDS encoding DUF2103 domain-containing protein, with protein MDCRQCATPLSRPGDYCLVCHTANTEVVVLELERERATVTCIADGEVVGQRTVTTTPEAEDGEKDVVELRNFAGLVADEVRRKRPEEVYVTGDRAVIAAVRGQLHYEFFRVEGEAPVERVIERQGDPALEVVDAAPADKLGGSHSTLIGGRAGQRVIQTVAGHPHVKKVIPGPIDAGGASSPTGVRAKATRADGNGNVRVLIRDGSSVQENRVVTTAGDRELGEHVRADLNEALREAGLQG; from the coding sequence ATGGACTGTCGGCAGTGTGCGACGCCGCTCTCCCGACCGGGCGACTACTGCCTGGTCTGTCACACTGCCAACACCGAGGTGGTCGTCCTCGAACTCGAACGCGAGCGAGCGACCGTCACCTGTATCGCCGACGGCGAGGTCGTCGGGCAGCGGACGGTGACGACCACGCCGGAAGCCGAGGACGGCGAGAAAGACGTCGTCGAACTGCGGAACTTCGCCGGCCTCGTCGCCGACGAGGTACGCCGCAAGCGGCCCGAGGAGGTGTATGTCACCGGCGACCGGGCGGTCATCGCCGCGGTTCGGGGCCAGCTGCACTACGAGTTTTTCCGCGTCGAGGGCGAGGCTCCCGTCGAGCGGGTCATCGAGCGACAGGGGGACCCCGCACTGGAGGTGGTCGACGCCGCGCCCGCGGACAAACTGGGCGGGAGTCACTCGACGCTCATCGGCGGCCGCGCCGGCCAGCGGGTCATCCAGACCGTCGCCGGCCACCCCCACGTCAAGAAGGTCATCCCCGGGCCCATCGACGCCGGTGGAGCCAGTTCACCGACGGGCGTGCGGGCGAAGGCGACCCGCGCGGACGGCAACGGCAACGTGCGGGTGCTCATCCGCGACGGGTCGAGCGTCCAGGAGAACCGCGTCGTCACCACCGCCGGCGACCGGGAGCTGGGCGAACACGTCCGCGCGGACCTGAACGAGGCGCTCCGCGAGGCGGGCTTGCAGGGCTGA
- the lonB gene encoding ATP-dependent protease LonB, translating into MSDNTDTDAAPDPERGARDAEDGTATDEDRSGPSPDDSMSDGRTDEESGSQSEDPEPPSRGEQTGDDHGHQGPADDASISDDRSRQNEAPENPDPHEETLADTTLGSDVTVDGESSLRDEEENLLGGLDIDTTADIQVPERLVDQVIGQDHARDVIKKAAKQRRHVMMIGSPGTGKSMLAKAMSQLLPREELQDVLVYHNPDDGNEPKVRTVPGGKGEQIVEAHKEEARKRNQMRTFLMWIIIAIVIGYSLIIVQQILLGILAAGVIYLAFRYGSRGSDAMIPNLLVNNANQKTAPFEDATGAHAGALLGDVRHDPFQSGGMETPSHDRVEPGAIHQANKGVLFVDEINTLDIRSQQKLMTAIQEGEFSITGQSERSSGAMVQTEPVPCDFIMIAAGNLDAMENMHPALRSRIKGYGYEVYMDDTIEDDPEMRRKYARFVAQEVENDGRLPHFTEAAVEEVILEARRRAGRKGHLTLKFRDLGGLVRVAGDIARAEDQERTTREDVLQAKRRSRSIEQQLADNYIERRKDYELTVNSGDVVGRVNGLAVMGEDSGIVLPVMAEVTPSQGPGQVIATGQLQEMAEEAVQNVSAIIKKFSDEDISEKDVHIQFVQAGEGGVDGDSASITVATAVISALENVPVEQNIAMTGSLSVRGDVLPVGGVTHKIEAAAKAGLDTVIIPEANTQDVMIEDEYEDMIEIIPVSHISEVLEVALSGEPEKDSLVDRLKSITGKALEHEVGRQGGSPSPQ; encoded by the coding sequence ATGAGCGACAATACCGACACAGACGCGGCTCCCGACCCTGAACGGGGGGCACGTGACGCCGAGGATGGGACGGCGACCGATGAGGACCGGTCGGGTCCGTCGCCAGACGACTCGATGTCTGACGGGCGGACGGACGAGGAGAGCGGTTCACAGAGCGAGGACCCCGAGCCACCGTCTCGCGGAGAACAGACGGGGGATGACCACGGACACCAGGGGCCGGCCGACGACGCTTCGATCAGTGACGATCGGAGCAGGCAGAACGAGGCCCCGGAGAACCCCGACCCTCACGAGGAGACCCTCGCTGACACGACGCTGGGAAGCGACGTGACGGTCGACGGCGAGTCGAGCCTCCGCGACGAGGAGGAAAACCTCCTGGGCGGTCTCGACATCGACACCACCGCCGACATCCAGGTCCCCGAACGACTCGTCGATCAGGTCATCGGGCAGGACCACGCCCGTGACGTCATCAAGAAAGCGGCCAAGCAGCGCCGCCACGTGATGATGATCGGCTCGCCCGGGACGGGCAAGTCGATGCTCGCCAAGGCGATGAGTCAGTTGCTCCCGCGAGAGGAACTGCAGGACGTGCTGGTCTATCACAACCCCGACGACGGAAACGAACCGAAGGTCCGGACCGTGCCGGGCGGGAAGGGCGAACAGATCGTCGAGGCCCACAAGGAGGAAGCCCGCAAGCGCAACCAGATGCGGACCTTCCTGATGTGGATCATCATCGCCATCGTCATCGGCTACTCGCTGATCATCGTCCAGCAGATCCTGCTGGGCATCCTCGCGGCCGGTGTCATCTACCTCGCGTTCCGCTACGGGTCGCGTGGCAGCGACGCGATGATCCCGAACCTGCTCGTCAACAACGCCAACCAGAAGACCGCGCCCTTCGAGGACGCCACGGGCGCCCACGCCGGCGCGCTGCTGGGCGACGTCCGCCACGACCCGTTCCAGTCAGGCGGGATGGAGACGCCGAGCCACGACCGCGTGGAACCCGGCGCCATCCACCAGGCCAACAAGGGCGTGCTGTTCGTCGACGAGATAAACACGCTGGACATCCGCAGCCAGCAGAAGCTGATGACGGCCATCCAGGAGGGCGAGTTCTCCATCACGGGCCAGTCCGAGCGCTCCTCGGGCGCGATGGTCCAGACCGAGCCCGTCCCCTGTGACTTCATCATGATCGCGGCCGGGAACCTGGACGCGATGGAGAACATGCACCCCGCGCTCCGCAGCCGTATCAAGGGCTACGGGTACGAGGTGTACATGGACGACACCATCGAAGACGACCCCGAGATGCGCCGGAAGTACGCCCGCTTCGTCGCCCAGGAGGTCGAGAACGACGGGCGGCTCCCGCACTTCACCGAGGCGGCCGTCGAGGAGGTCATCCTCGAGGCCCGGCGCCGCGCCGGCCGCAAGGGCCACCTCACGCTGAAGTTCCGCGACCTCGGTGGGCTGGTCCGCGTCGCCGGCGACATCGCCCGCGCCGAGGACCAGGAGCGGACCACCCGCGAGGACGTCCTCCAGGCCAAGCGCCGCTCGCGGTCCATCGAGCAACAGCTCGCGGACAACTACATCGAGCGCCGCAAGGACTACGAGCTCACCGTCAACAGCGGCGACGTCGTGGGCCGCGTCAACGGCCTCGCCGTCATGGGCGAGGACAGCGGCATCGTCCTCCCCGTCATGGCGGAGGTCACCCCCTCGCAGGGCCCCGGCCAGGTCATCGCGACCGGCCAGCTCCAGGAGATGGCCGAGGAGGCCGTCCAGAACGTCTCGGCCATCATCAAGAAGTTCTCCGACGAGGACATCTCGGAGAAGGACGTCCACATCCAGTTCGTCCAGGCCGGCGAGGGCGGCGTCGACGGCGACTCCGCCTCCATCACCGTCGCCACCGCGGTCATCTCCGCGCTGGAGAACGTCCCCGTCGAGCAGAACATCGCCATGACCGGCTCGCTGTCGGTGCGTGGCGACGTGCTCCCGGTCGGCGGCGTCACCCACAAGATCGAGGCCGCCGCGAAGGCGGGCCTCGACACGGTCATCATCCCCGAGGCCAACACCCAGGACGTGATGATCGAAGACGAGTACGAGGACATGATCGAGATCATCCCGGTCTCGCACATCTCCGAGGTACTCGAAGTGGCACTCTCCGGCGAACCGGAGAAAGACTCGCTGGTCGACCGCCTCAAGTCCATCACGGGCAAGGCGCTCGAACACGAGGTCGGCCGCCAGGGCGGCAGTCCCAGCCCGCAGTAA
- the truD gene encoding tRNA pseudouridine(13) synthase TruD, with protein MRPAHPLERAVGMEYYVSDADGVGGRLRASPEDFRVREIEAFETQPVDADTGAYPHLVFRAELENWETNDFASALSDRLGISRERVSWAGTKDKRAVTTQLFSVTGVDAGDLPALDGATIDVVGRAGRPILFGDLAGNAFEIVVRDADRPETAPSVLADLHALSGGDESVDGETLPEDPVTVGVPNYFGQQRFGSRRPVTHEVGLAIVRESWEEAVLAYVGNPHEREPEATREARAYVDETRDWAGALERLPRALGYERSMCHTLVENGGETPADFREALETLPTNLQTLFVNAAQSYVFNRVLSARLERGLPFDRPVAGDVVCFADSEVRRTSTAASGRSPEAGAAPADLALPDPDRIQRVTESRLRTVERHCERGRAFVTAPLVGTETELADGDPGDIERAVLEDVGVEPADFDLPGAFDSTGTRRAVLVRTDLGVEREGADLTFSFALPKGSYATVLLREFRKGDPDE; from the coding sequence ATGCGCCCCGCTCATCCACTCGAGCGCGCGGTCGGTATGGAGTACTACGTCAGCGACGCCGACGGCGTGGGCGGGCGCCTGCGGGCCTCGCCAGAGGACTTCCGAGTGCGGGAGATCGAGGCCTTCGAGACCCAGCCCGTCGACGCCGACACCGGCGCGTACCCCCACCTGGTCTTCCGGGCCGAACTCGAGAACTGGGAGACCAACGACTTCGCGAGCGCGCTGTCGGACCGTCTGGGCATCTCCCGCGAGCGGGTCTCCTGGGCGGGCACGAAGGACAAGCGCGCGGTCACCACGCAGCTGTTCTCGGTGACGGGCGTCGACGCCGGCGACCTGCCGGCCCTCGACGGGGCGACGATCGACGTGGTCGGGCGCGCGGGGCGTCCCATCCTCTTCGGTGACCTCGCGGGCAACGCCTTCGAGATCGTCGTCCGCGACGCCGACCGGCCGGAGACCGCCCCGTCGGTGCTGGCGGACCTGCACGCGCTGAGCGGCGGGGACGAGTCAGTCGATGGAGAGACGCTACCCGAGGACCCCGTCACGGTCGGCGTCCCGAACTACTTCGGCCAGCAGCGGTTCGGGTCGCGCCGGCCGGTCACCCACGAGGTCGGGCTGGCCATCGTCCGCGAATCCTGGGAGGAGGCGGTACTCGCCTACGTCGGCAACCCCCACGAGCGCGAACCCGAAGCCACCCGGGAGGCCCGCGCGTACGTGGACGAGACCCGCGACTGGGCGGGCGCGCTGGAGCGCCTGCCGCGGGCGCTGGGCTACGAGCGGTCGATGTGTCACACGCTGGTCGAGAACGGTGGCGAGACGCCCGCGGACTTCCGGGAGGCCCTCGAGACGCTCCCGACGAACCTCCAGACGCTGTTCGTCAACGCCGCCCAGTCGTACGTCTTCAACCGCGTCCTCTCGGCGCGCCTGGAGCGTGGCCTCCCCTTCGACCGGCCCGTCGCGGGCGACGTGGTGTGTTTTGCAGACAGCGAGGTGCGACGCACCTCGACAGCGGCGAGCGGGCGAAGCCCGGAAGCCGGCGCCGCCCCGGCCGACCTGGCGCTGCCGGACCCGGACCGCATCCAGCGAGTCACCGAGAGCCGCCTGCGGACCGTCGAGCGCCACTGCGAGCGGGGCCGGGCGTTCGTCACGGCGCCCCTCGTGGGCACAGAGACAGAACTCGCCGACGGCGACCCGGGCGACATCGAGCGGGCGGTCCTCGAGGACGTCGGGGTCGAACCGGCCGACTTCGACCTGCCCGGCGCCTTCGACAGCACCGGGACGCGGCGGGCGGTGCTCGTGCGGACCGACCTCGGGGTCGAGCGCGAGGGGGCCGACCTGACGTTCTCCTTCGCGCTCCCGAAGGGCAGCTACGCGACGGTACTCCTCCGGGAGTTCCGGAAGGGCGACCCCGACGAGTGA
- a CDS encoding nicotinamide-nucleotide adenylyltransferase, which yields MRGFYIGRFQPYHDGHHAMVERIADEVDELVLGIGSADDSHTTHDPFTAGERIMMITKAVAEFDLTTYVVPLEDINRNAVWVSHVESMCPDFDVAYSNNPLVVRLFEESGIEVRQSPMFDRKRLEGSEIRERIIRDESWRDRVPAAVVDVIEECHGVKRLQYVSDTDSLERYAAEDERDDETRRSVGDPEG from the coding sequence ATGCGCGGGTTCTACATCGGCCGCTTCCAGCCCTACCACGACGGCCACCACGCGATGGTCGAGCGCATCGCGGACGAGGTGGACGAGCTGGTGCTTGGCATCGGGAGCGCCGACGATTCCCACACGACACACGACCCCTTCACCGCCGGCGAGCGGATCATGATGATCACGAAGGCCGTCGCCGAGTTCGACCTCACGACGTACGTCGTCCCGCTGGAAGACATCAACCGCAACGCGGTGTGGGTGAGCCACGTCGAGAGCATGTGCCCGGACTTCGACGTCGCGTACTCGAACAATCCGCTGGTCGTGCGACTCTTCGAGGAGTCGGGCATCGAAGTGCGCCAGTCGCCGATGTTCGACCGGAAACGGCTCGAGGGCAGCGAGATTCGCGAGCGGATAATCCGGGACGAGTCGTGGCGCGACCGGGTCCCAGCGGCCGTCGTCGACGTCATCGAGGAGTGTCACGGCGTCAAGCGCCTGCAGTACGTCTCCGATACGGATTCGCTGGAGCGGTACGCCGCCGAGGACGAACGCGACGACGAGACGCGCCGGTCCGTCGGCGACCCAGAGGGATGA
- a CDS encoding MFS transporter: protein MAAESGAGRDDSVDLLDAFRQFFALERDVLVLSLSMLAFSLAFQMTSRYVPEYLRLLGASAGVIGLYGSVGNLISAVYPYPGGAVSDRIGSRFALTAFATLATLGFGLWYLASVVGGVALGPVTVPAWMLVFVGLFLAQAWKSFGLGATFAIVKQSVPSDRLAMGFASTEVFRRVGFLVGPLLAAALLAASATFVVGFQWVLLVAVGFGALATVAQHRLYDASEDSIGKSFEGVEQILADLRRMPRTLRPLLVADTLVRFANGMVYVFFVIVVTDFLAVGFSGFGFDLRPDAFFGVLLGIEMVVAIVSMAPVARLAEYTGLKPAVALGFSVYALFPVVLIFTPPNQWLLVAVFAYSGLRFAGLPAHKALIVGPADRDAGGRVTGTYYLVRNTVVIPSAAIGGWLYGSDWAVTLAGLTVRAGPELAFGVASAVGTAGVATFLAFGREFEAYE from the coding sequence ATGGCCGCCGAATCCGGGGCCGGCAGAGACGACAGCGTCGATCTGCTCGACGCCTTCCGGCAGTTCTTCGCGCTGGAGCGGGACGTGCTGGTGCTCTCCCTGTCGATGCTGGCGTTCAGTCTGGCCTTCCAGATGACGAGCCGGTACGTCCCGGAGTACCTGCGCCTGCTGGGGGCCAGCGCCGGCGTCATCGGCCTCTACGGGAGCGTCGGCAACCTCATCAGCGCGGTGTACCCATATCCCGGCGGCGCCGTCTCCGACCGCATCGGCTCCCGGTTCGCGCTCACGGCCTTCGCGACGCTCGCCACCCTCGGGTTCGGGCTCTGGTACCTGGCGTCCGTCGTCGGCGGCGTCGCGCTGGGTCCGGTCACCGTGCCCGCGTGGATGCTGGTCTTCGTCGGACTCTTTCTCGCCCAGGCCTGGAAGTCGTTCGGCCTGGGTGCGACCTTCGCCATCGTCAAGCAGAGCGTGCCGTCCGACCGCCTCGCCATGGGCTTTGCCAGCACCGAGGTGTTCCGCCGCGTCGGGTTCCTCGTCGGGCCGCTGCTTGCCGCCGCCCTGCTGGCGGCCAGCGCGACGTTCGTCGTCGGGTTCCAGTGGGTCCTGCTCGTCGCCGTCGGATTCGGCGCCCTCGCCACCGTGGCCCAGCACCGCCTGTACGACGCGAGCGAGGACTCCATCGGCAAGTCCTTCGAGGGGGTCGAGCAGATACTGGCCGACCTCCGGCGGATGCCCCGAACGCTCCGCCCGCTGCTGGTCGCCGACACGCTCGTGCGGTTCGCCAACGGCATGGTCTACGTCTTCTTCGTCATCGTCGTCACGGACTTCCTCGCGGTGGGGTTTTCCGGGTTCGGGTTCGACCTCCGGCCCGACGCCTTCTTCGGCGTCCTGCTGGGCATCGAGATGGTCGTCGCCATCGTCTCGATGGCCCCCGTGGCCAGACTGGCCGAATACACCGGGCTCAAGCCGGCGGTGGCCCTGGGCTTTTCGGTCTACGCGCTCTTCCCGGTCGTGCTCATCTTCACGCCGCCGAACCAGTGGCTGCTCGTCGCCGTCTTCGCGTACTCCGGCCTGCGCTTTGCCGGCCTGCCGGCCCACAAGGCGCTCATCGTCGGCCCGGCCGACCGTGATGCCGGCGGCCGCGTCACCGGAACCTACTACCTCGTGCGGAACACCGTCGTCATCCCCAGCGCCGCCATCGGCGGGTGGCTCTACGGGAGCGACTGGGCGGTCACGCTGGCGGGCCTGACGGTCCGGGCCGGCCCCGAACTGGCCTTCGGCGTCGCCTCGGCCGTCGGGACGGCCGGCGTCGCCACTTTCCTCGCCTTCGGCCGGGAGTTCGAGGCCTACGAGTGA
- a CDS encoding SAM hydrolase/SAM-dependent halogenase family protein, with translation MITLSSDFGTPYPAAMKGVIASECDARLIDVSHEFPRQDVRAAAFWLTQTLPYFPPAVHCVVVDPGVGTDRDALVVRAGAHALVGPDNGVLLPAARELADDPEAFAWAYEDAASTTFHGRDVFAPAAAAVHEAGVDAIEGFDRATRTDGVVDLQFPAAERDGDTVTGEVLVVDGFGNVITNVPGDVLADRFGESVTVNGASVPVRRAYAAVDVGERLVTVGSHGNVELAVNRGRGDEAFDLEAAGAVRVTR, from the coding sequence ATGATAACGCTCAGTTCTGACTTCGGGACGCCGTACCCGGCGGCGATGAAGGGGGTCATCGCCAGCGAGTGTGACGCCCGCCTGATCGACGTCTCCCACGAATTCCCCCGTCAGGACGTCCGGGCGGCGGCGTTCTGGCTGACACAGACGCTCCCGTACTTCCCGCCGGCGGTCCACTGTGTCGTCGTCGACCCGGGCGTGGGCACCGACCGGGACGCGCTCGTGGTCCGGGCCGGCGCGCACGCGCTCGTGGGACCGGACAACGGGGTGCTCCTCCCGGCCGCCCGCGAGCTCGCCGACGACCCGGAGGCGTTCGCCTGGGCCTACGAGGACGCCGCGAGCACGACGTTCCACGGGCGAGACGTCTTCGCGCCCGCCGCCGCGGCGGTCCACGAAGCGGGCGTCGACGCCATCGAGGGGTTCGACCGGGCGACGCGGACCGACGGCGTCGTCGACCTGCAGTTCCCGGCCGCCGAACGGGACGGCGACACCGTCACCGGCGAGGTGCTCGTCGTCGACGGCTTCGGGAACGTCATCACCAACGTTCCCGGCGACGTCCTCGCCGACCGGTTCGGCGAGTCGGTGACGGTAAACGGCGCCAGCGTCCCGGTCCGGCGGGCCTACGCCGCCGTCGACGTCGGCGAGCGACTCGTGACCGTCGGGAGCCACGGGAACGTCGAACTCGCGGTGAACCGGGGCCGCGGGGACGAGGCCTTCGACCTCGAGGCCGCCGGTGCGGTCCGGGTGACGCGGTGA